Genomic DNA from Podospora pseudoanserina strain CBS 124.78 chromosome 4, whole genome shotgun sequence:
tcgtaTGCCGCTAGTaaatcctccttctcctcttcgcTCCCCTTGTATTTCTCGCGGAACGCCTCGATGGCCTCTTCGGAGATGGCATCTTGGTATTGTGCGGCGTAGAACTCTGTCCAGCTGAAGCCTTCCGAGTCTACGACTGCTTCAGAGGTCGAGCCGGTTTCATCATAGCGCTTCCGACGGACGGGAtcggagaggatggcgtAGGCAAATGCGATTTCGTGGAACTTTTCCTTGGCAGAGGATTGATTCTCGGGAGTGGCTTTGTCGGGGTGGTGCTTTAGGGCTGATTTTCGATAGGCAGACTTTATTTGATCGAGGGTGGCAGTGCGCTCGAGGGAGAGGACCTCGTAGGGGTCAATGCTTGGGGGCtcgtcggtggtgaggtcgTCGACTCTGTCGTCGTCGGACTCGAAGTCGGAGGGGAGGACTGGGCGTTTTGGGCGGGGCATTTTGAATTGTGATGGGAGACAAAGAACTATTGTGATGTCTTGAATTCGGTTGTCTGCTCCTGATGGTGGAATGTTTAATGGATTCCCAGCACACGTCGCGTCGCGTCAGCtgtcggtggtgggatgTACACGGTGTCGCACATGCTATCTGCACTGTAacatctgctgctgccaagctAGATCTCAGGTGCCCCTCCAAGCTACCTGGTATCTTCCCCAATCTTACACTGACAAGCTGGAAGCTATCACGgagcatctcctcctcccagcctcTCTTGCCAgccagaaaaaaacaataaTTAATGCAATAGCCTCAACATGACCGACATCCAGCCCGCTGACCACAATGGCTACATGCAGCTCGCGCTGGAGCAAGCCAAgaaatcaccaccaaaacccacaAACTACCGGGTTGGTGCTGTCATCGTGGATACAGCCTCCAACGAGATCCTCGCAACTGGTTACACCTTGGAGCTTCCGGGTAACACCCATGCCGAACAGTGCTGTCTCTTGAAGCTGGCCGAGAAACATGGTGTCTCTGAAGAGAATCTGGGAGATGTCTTGCCGACAAACCTGGCCTTGTACACCACAGTCGAGCCATGCTCCAAGCGGCTGAGCGGGAACCTCCCCTGTGTGGAAAGAGTCAAGAGGCTGGCGGGTTGTATCAAGACAGTCCATGTCGGTATTTTGGAGCCCGAGACCTTTGTCGCCGAGAATACGGGCAAGAAGAGTCTCCAAGATGCAGGCATTCAAGTTGTTGCCGTTGAGGGCTTCGAGAAAGATATCCTCGAGGTTGCCACGGCCGGACATATCAAAAGCTGACCGGGCCAACAAGGACTTATACTCAGACCAGCTATCTCACCAATCAGACTTGCGGGCTATTTCTTCTTCCTAGCATGGGAATCATAAACAATGGACCAGGAACTGTCCCGCATTTCAAACAAACAATGACGAGACAGGTCTCAGTCTCACGCCTCGGTGTTGGCATGGGGGAAGCAATATCACCACGGCTGCATACCAGTCTCACTTTTGATGatacccacccaccacgtCGAGATCAGAGAGGAACGatactatatataaaccGCGTTTCACCACCTTTTTGTCTATTCCTGCAATGCTGTTGTTTTCTGATGTGTGGTTATCGTCAGAATGAAGGCATCGTGGCATACGCAAACACTGCTATGGGcggcaaccaccacagccctgGTAGCCCGTGATCCTGAGCCATATCATTATCAACCATGCAGTAAGTGCCCTCACTTCACAAATTTCAAACAACCGCTAATCTCCACACCTCAGCTGGGGATTACTGCTACGACGTCTCTTCTCTCGAACCACGATTCTTCCCTGAGCTGGAGTCTGAACGCCTCCGAATCTCCTACggccccttcaccacccccccatctcacGAGAACAACGGCCATTTCAAAACCTACTTccgcaccaaccccccatgcTACGACTGCTACCTCACGGCCGTCAAAGCTACCCTCCAGTACCCCAACGGCACAACCGCCAACACAAACACCTCCCTCTGGCTGCACCACGTAGCGATCATGAACCTAGTCaagtcctccaccacctgcccagACGGAGCAGAGATCGTATTCGCGAGCGGGAATGAGAGGACCGAGGCAAAGATCTCGCTTGATGGGACGGTATCCGCGGGGTATtacatcaacccccacgaTCTGTTGTTCCTCTTGCCTGAACTGATGAACACAGCCCACATCACACAGGAAGCGGTCATTGCAGTTGATTATGAGTTTGTTCCTTTGTCTGATCTGTCTGTTGAGgctgggatgaagaaggtcACGCCGGTATGGCTGGATGTAGATGGGACTTGCTCGCCTGATGCGGGAGCTGTCACGGTGCCGAGGGGGGTAGGGGAGAGGTTTAGTCTGGAGATGGAGCCGGCTTGGAGGAGTGATATAAGTGGGGATATTGTGTATGTCGTGGGGCATGTCCACGatggggggacgggggtggaggtgaggaggaatgggggggttgtttgtgaTGGGAGGGCGAAGTATGGGGAGACGGAGGGGTATATCTCTGACGAAGGTCATTCAGGAGGCTACGGGtatggagatgatggtcatGTTGATAGAAGGCAGTGGAGAGCTCTAGGGAAAGGGAAGCGcagggagaagaaaaagggaaaaggcaAGGGGACAGTGCCTGATAATGAagatggtgacgaggagCTTTCCACTCCTCCGAGACAGGGTCTTCACATCTCCAGTATCAGCACTTGCACCCTCCCAGGCCGGATGGAGAAGGGAGACGAGTGGACTGTTGAGGCGAACTATGACTTTACGAAGCACGCGCCGATGGTACAcgggggagggttggcgccggtgatggggatAAGTCTGATGTATGTTGTAGAAGATGGGCAGTGAGTTTCGAGTTCTAGATTCCCAAAAGCATCGAGATACCATAAGGTACCTATGCAAGGAACATGTTCCTGCTTACATATTTGATTGTGACTGATCTACACAACCAACTTGGCAGGCAGTCAGCACCAACACAATACAATGATacaaccatcatcaaaagTACCATATCCGCGAGAAACGATTGGCCAGCCAGAAACTCAAGACCGACTCGTCCAACCACATTCTCACGCCTCATGATCCTCACAGCCACATTTCCTCTCTCATATATCCTGAGCACCCCGCTCCTCCTACCCATTGTTCTCAaatcccaccatctcccagttcattaccaccaccaacatgaTACCCCTAAGCAACCCAATCTGGTACATCCTCGAAAACTACATCTACGCcctccccactcccccccctcgcATCCGCACAAAACCCCTTGAAGTAATCTGCGTCGGCCTCCCCAGAAGCGGCACCGAATCCCTCCAGc
This window encodes:
- a CDS encoding hypothetical protein (COG:F; EggNog:ENOG503P5Y9) codes for the protein MTDIQPADHNGYMQLALEQAKKSPPKPTNYRVGAVIVDTASNEILATGYTLELPGNTHAEQCCLLKLAEKHGVSEENLGDVLPTNLALYTTVEPCSKRLSGNLPCVERVKRLAGCIKTVHVGILEPETFVAENTGKKSLQDAGIQVVAVEGFEKDILEVATAGHIKS
- a CDS encoding hypothetical protein (EggNog:ENOG503P8AF), with the translated sequence MKASWHTQTLLWAATTTALVARDPEPYHYQPCTGDYCYDVSSLEPRFFPELESERLRISYGPFTTPPSHENNGHFKTYFRTNPPCYDCYLTAVKATLQYPNGTTANTNTSLWLHHVAIMNLVKSSTTCPDGAEIVFASGNERTEAKISLDGTVSAGYYINPHDLLFLLPELMNTAHITQEAVIAVDYEFVPLSDLSVEAGMKKVTPVWLDVDGTCSPDAGAVTVPRGVGERFSLEMEPAWRSDISGDIVYVVGHVHDGGTGVEVRRNGGVVCDGRAKYGETEGYISDEGHSGGYGYGDDGHVDRRQWRALGKGKRREKKKGKGKGTVPDNEDGDEELSTPPRQGLHISSISTCTLPGRMEKGDEWTVEANYDFTKHAPMVHGGGLAPVMGISLMYVVEDGQ